The nucleotide sequence CACACTTTGTGCTTTGATATTTACACAATATCAGCTTCCTTTGACCTGTTTATGTTGAGGGTGTCCACATGCGGGTTAATTGGTTACATTTGTTTGgtgtggggttttttttacgttttttggaCAACAGATTCTACAAAATGAAAttcttaatttattttattttgctgtgAAACTTCGCGGATCCGCCATCCGCGGAGCAATTTAGTGTATGTGCATTTAATCCGTGAAAACCTGGCTACAATTTATGCTGCAATTATAATTATAGAAAAGTTAACCTGCCACGGCAGCTAATTCAGCAGCTTTTGGATCTTGCTGGTCTAACTTTGTCAAGACAAACTCAACGGAGCAGCCCCTAAATTAAGCTGTTTTTCCTATTACCTGTTGATTTTATGTTCCGCGTTCTGCGCTTTtgttgagtaaataaagacactaTAGCAACATATATTATGATACTATAaatcaggggttcccaaagaCAAGTATAATCAAAGGTAGGCTATCTCGTGGCACACCTTTTAATTAGAAAatagggaaaaaaacacacattcactccccttacttttaatttttcttgtcatgaatgaatttaattgcaatatcaaaatacctTATTGTAGATCTGCACAATTATGGCATGGCatacttgtttatattattccccttgatattgtaagtgtgattaaaaaaagtggtgtctgtacttaattaaaataatgtttaactTCTACCTCTGAGCAAcctttaaaatgtttcagtgcATATCATCACCAAAAGCATTAACTAATGCTTGTGATAATATATTTAAGTAAGATATATGTGACCCAGTATGAAAAAAACAGGCTCATAATCTAAACAAGTGTGAGATGTATTGGGGACATTTATTGTGAAATTTGGGTTATGAGTTGAATTGAGTTGACGTGCATACGCGAGGGACACAAGCATCAAAGCTTTACTCAGTctgtattaaagatatcaaggttatatttttacagaatgttctttacatagtaaatcacaaaaatgacttttagTTTTCACATATTGTCCTTGGGTTTTGTTGGTTTAACACTTGTTAGATTttatctcttttttttgttgttgttgatgttgttAGGTTCCGGACTAAGCTTATCTGCATTacgaatttttattttgtaggtATTACTGTTGAGATGATGTCAGGCACTTACTTTAAGTTCTGTGCGCAAGATTCTAAAGAAGCGCCTTGTAGTCTCAACGAGTGTCTGCCCTGCTGGTGGTCAGTACAGCACCGATGTTGTGCTTCTTAATGACTGTAAGAGGTGCTGTTGCCCACAGTGACGATAGTGAGCAAAGCGCTGATTGTAGATCGCATTGCGTCATAGAGGATAGGGAGAAAGGCGACGCACTATTGTTTCTGCTAAGGAAAGGCTCGTTGAAATTCTGAAAGAAGATAAATGTAAAGAGTGCGTTTGAATGCGTGAGAGAGTATCTGGCTACATTTGCTTGGAGTACTACAATCGCAGGATGAGGAATAACAAAGGAGTTAATTTGGGACGATATCTAAAATGGCAAGCATTtttcatgtttcttttttgtttgctgAACACTGCGACCGGACAGATTCGTTACACGATTCCAGAGGAGATGAGAACTGGATTGTTTGTCGGAGATGTGGGGAAAGATCTCGGTTTGGATGTAAAAAGGTTGGTGTCTGGTCGGGCGCGCCTCGTTATTGATGACAGTAAGCAATATGTCGAGCTGAATCGCAACAAAGGACACTTGGTGGTAAAAGACAGAATAGACAGAGAGCAGCTCTGCGGGCAAAAATCCCCGTGTAGTATCGGCCTCGAGATTTTGCTTGAAAACCCTCTTGAATTTTTTTCTGTAACAATTGAGATTCAGGACATCAATGATCATGCACCTATTTTTTCGAAGAAAGAGATCACTCTGGAGATTAGCGAGTCCACACCGATTGGCACTGTGTTCTTGTTAGATACGGCAGCGGATCCTGATGTTGGTCTGAATTCTCTTCAGAGCTATAGTCTGAAACCTACTGATAATTTTGCTTTAAAGCAGCACGTTCGTCCAGACGGCAGCAAGTATGCAGAAATTGTGTTACAATCCGTTCTGGACCGAGAGAAACAGAGCGAACATTTACTTGTATTAACGGCTGTTGATGGCGGAGATCCGCCACGGTCTGGAACCGTTAAAGTACACGTCACGGTTCTCGATGCCAACGACAATGGACCAATTTTTACAGATTCGATGTATAAAGCAAGTGTAGCTGAGAACGCTGCAAAACGGACCATGATAATTAAAGTAAGTGCTTCTGATGCAGATGAAGGTTATAATGGCAATGTAAATTATTCATTTACTCATATAGGGGAGGACGCAGCGCACCTTTTCCGAATTAATGCGCATACTGGTGAAATTAACCTTATAGGAAATCTAGATTTTGAATCAATTCAGCATTATGAAATTAACCTTCAAGCCAAAGACCCTGGTGGTCTCACGGGTGCTAGTAAGCTGTTTATAGATGTTTTAGACGCAAACGATAATAGTCCGATTATAACTATGACATCGTTTTCCGGTAGAATCCAAGAGGATTCTCCTTCAGGCACAGTCGTGGCTTTGATAAGCGTCCAGGATTTGGACTCCGGTAAAAACGGACAGGTCCGCTTAAGTTTAGAACAAAATTCTCCTTTTGCAATTAAGCCATCACCGCGAAAATACTACACTTTGGTAACCGATGCGCCATTAGACCGAGAAAAACTTTCCAGTTTTAACCTGACGTTGGTTGCATCAGACGAAGGCACTCCTTCATTGttcagtaaaaaaacaatttatctGGACATTACTGATATTAACGATAATGCGCCAGTCTTTAGTCAGAgtgaatataaaacatatatattagAGAATAACTCTCCAGGCGTTTCTTTATTGAGTCTTCAAGCAACTGACCCTGACGCAGGACAAAACGCGCGCATCTCATATTATCTTATAGACACCAACGTAAATGGTTCTCCTGCTTCAACATTCTTCTCTGTTAACGCAGACAATGGAATTCTCCACGCCGTTCAAACATTCGATTATGAACAGATGAAAGCGTTTAAAATACATGTTAGAGCGCAGGATGGAGGGTCTCCGCCTCTCGATTCCAATGCTACAGTTTTTGTCTCTGTTAAAGACAAAAATGACAACGCGCCTCAGGTTCTGTATCCGGTCCAGTCTGGTGGTTCTGTGGTGGCTGAAATAGTGCCTCGTTCGGCAGATGTGGGTTATCTGGTCACTAAAGTGGTCGCTGTTGATGTGGACTCTGGACAGAATGCCTGGCTCTCATATAAACTTCAGAAAGCCACAGATAGGGCGCTATTTGAAGTGGGCTTACAAAATGGAGAAATAAGAACTGTGCGCCAAGTGACAGATAAAGATGCTGTGAAACAAAGACTCGCTGTTGTAGTGGAGGACAACGGACAGCCCTCTCGTTCAGCTACAGTCAATGTTAACGTGGcgctggcggacagcttccctgAAGTGCTCTCGGAGTTAACTGACTTTACGCACGACAAGGAATACAACGACAACCTGACTTTTTATCTAGTCTTGGCTTTGGCTGCCGTTTCATTTCTTTTCGTAACGTGTTTAGTTGTGATAATATCTGTCAAAATCTACAGATGGAGGCAATCTCGTTTGTATTGTAAATCCAATCTTCCGGTTATTCCTTACTATCCGCCGCGTTACGCAGACTCAGTAGGCACTGGAACTCTGCAGCACGTGCATAATTACGAAATCTACCGAACCAGTGACTCCAGGAAAAGtgatattaaatattttggtcCCGTCAGTCAAAGTCTCATAAGTGTTGCAGCAAGTGGAACCGAAAGCCTTCCGAAGGAGACGCGAACTTCCGATTGCACTGAATCAGCCAGCACACTGGTGAGTTTGTAgtaatttaatattttgctttctgaaattatttttatgcCAAGGTAAATGATGATCATATGACCCCACTAGCAATAATAAACAagaatattttgatatttaggttaatataaaaatatttttaaattaacctTATCAAAATATTCTTatgtatattcatatattaaaGTTATTAGGTATTAAGGTTAAAATCATATAAGTTTTTGATTTTGTtctatacaatatttttattttgctgtcaGAGCCTGTTAATGTTTCGATTTTTTGTCGTTGATTTGTGGGTGCGCATGTGAGTATCAGTGTGTCTCTCTTATTTCTAACTTTTACGAGTTGGCGATTTTGTAAGAATTAGTATGAAAATATGCTGTCTATCCTCACTGTCATAAAGACTGACGCGTTCTGCATGTCTGACAGTATTCGTATTcgtatttgtacatttttattggttttaaaccCTTGTGCTCTGtctattaaacaaataaactcTAAGctaattataaatacaaaggCATTAGAATACAGCTTTGCAGCATTCGTATAATTACGGGGTTTACAGGACAACATATTAGAATGAGTTTACATAATTTGAGTAAATTGCTTAGATAATTGTATCGcctattttatttctattttactATTAATTTGTTTCACCGGGTATATTCCAGGTAACACTAATGCTTTAACCTATGTGAAATGTACATCATAGGCCTAATGTAGATAGTATCTGATGCTGTTCTTGCATTTATGATTGATTGCAATACTCTTCTCTAAATAGCTCGTTGAAGACCTTTGCTTAGACATACTCTGAACAGCAAGGGCCGCTGTTGATCAATGAAACATTTATGCTGTGTTATTCAGCATTTTAAAACCCCTCCTAGTTCTCTTGTGGTGTAGCGGATGGCAGAGAAGCTGGCTAGCCGTTTTTATTCAGAGCTGTTTGCGAGAGGCACCGAGGTTTACTGTGCATTctgaattatattattattattcccCACAGTATATTGGACTATAAGACAAACGAACATAGTTGGTTGGATTTActgtttgttaatatttttattatgatgcAACGGGCCTGTTGGATGATAGAATCGCCTCGTTCCTTGCGATGGAAAATGCTGTGGCagttatcaatatttttgtcttgttattgTTGCACTGCAAACGGACATATTCGATATTCGATTCCAGAGGAGATGAAGAAGGGCTCACTCATCGGTAATGTAGCACAAGATCTGGGGCTTGATTTAAAAAGGCTTCGAGCGGGTCGAGCGCGTATCGTGACCGGAGACAGCACTCAGTACGCAGAGCTTAAAACAGACAAAGGGATTCTGGttgtgagagagagaatagaCCGAGAGCAGCTTTGTGGTGACACCACACCATGCAGCTTCAGCTTTGAGATCATTCTAGAGAATCCAATGGAACTGCACCCGGTAACTATTGAAATGTTGGATGAAAATGATCACGCGCCGTCGTTTCAGAACAAAGAGTTAAAATTTGAAATAAGTGAATCCGCAGCCCTGGGCTCGCGCTTTCTGCTGGAGAGCGCAGATGATCACGATGTAGGGCTGAACTCGCTGCAGAACTACATTTTGTCGCCGAATAATAATTTTGCTTTAAAGCAACACTCAAATCCAGACGGAAGTAAATATGCAGAGATGGTTTTACAGAAAGCGTTAGACAGAGAAGAGCATCCTAATTTATTACTTAAATTAATCGCTGTAGATGGCGGAAACCCGCAGAGGTCTGGTTCTGTTAATATAGATATTACCGTGTTAGATGTGAACGACAACGCACCGCAGTTTAACCAGTCGGTCTATAGAGCATCAATAATGGAAAATGCACCGAGGGGCTCGTATATTACTACCGTTAATGCCACCGATGCAGATGCAGGTTCGAATGGACGAATAACGTTCAATTTCTATAAGCAGAAAGGAACCGCTGCGCAACTATTCAATATTGACAGCGACACTGGTGTCGTTTCTGTTGTCGGGACAATTGATCATGAAAAAGATACTAAATTTGAAGTTACAGTCGAGGCACGGGATCAGGGTGGTTTGACTGATTCGAGTAAAATTGTGTTAGAAGTCATTGATGTAAATGACAATGCACCTGTCATCAATATAATGTCTTTTTCAAGCACGGTGTCCGAAGATGCCCCACCCGACACCACAATCGCAATAATTAATGTTAAGGATTCAGACACTGATGATAATGGCAAAGTCCGCTGTTTTATCGAAGGATCCGAagattttacaataaaatcCACTTTAAGAAATTATTACTCATTGGTCACAAATGTTATTTTAGATCGAGAAAAGGTTCCAGAGTACAACATCACTGTCTCCGCCTCTGACTCCGGGCGGCCTCCTCTAATAAGCCGAaaaacattacatctaaaaGTAACTGATGTAAATGATAATGCTCCAGTTTTTCAGGACAGTGTTTATAATTCATTCTTGCTAGAGAATAATTCACCCGGCGTTTCCATTCTTCAAATCAAAGCTGATGACCCAGACGAAAATCAAAATGCTCGAATATCTTATATTCTAGAAGAAGGTGATCTGATCGGTTCTCCTGTGGGAACGTACGTTTCTGTTAACGCGGAAAGTGGTGTTGTACACGCAGTGCGCTCTTTTGATTacgaacaaataaaaaacattaaaataactataaaaGCGCAGGATGGCGGCTCTCCTCCACTTTGTAGTAATGTAACTGTGAACATTTTCATCCAAGATCAGAATGACAACGCGCCTCAGGTTCTGTATCCGGTCCAGTCTGGTGGTTCTGTGGTGGCTGAAATAGTGCCTCGTTCTGCAGATGTGGGTTATCTGGTCACTAAAGTGGTCGCTGTTGATGTGGACTCTGGACAGAATGCCTGGCTCTCATATAAACTTCAGAAAGCCACAGACAGGGCGCTGTTTGAAGTGGGTTTACAGAATGGAGAAATAAGAACTGTGCGCCAGGTGACAGATAAAGATGCTGTGAAACAAAGACTCACTGTTGTAGTGGAGGACAACGGACAGCCCTCTCGTTCAGCTACAGTCAATGTTAACGTGGCGCTGGCAGACAGCTTCCCAGAAGTGCTCTCGGAGTTCTCTGACTTTACGCACGACAAAGAA is from Triplophysa rosa linkage group LG13, Trosa_1v2, whole genome shotgun sequence and encodes:
- the LOC130563561 gene encoding protocadherin gamma-A3-like isoform X9, translating into MMQRACWMIESPRSLRWKMLWQLSIFLSCYCCTANGHIRYSIPEEMKKGSLIGNVAQDLGLDLKRLRAGRARIVTGDSTQYAELKTDKGILVVRERIDREQLCGDTTPCSFSFEIILENPMELHPVTIEMLDENDHAPSFQNKELKFEISESAALGSRFLLESADDHDVGLNSLQNYILSPNNNFALKQHSNPDGSKYAEMVLQKALDREEHPNLLLKLIAVDGGNPQRSGSVNIDITVLDVNDNAPQFNQSVYRASIMENAPRGSYITTVNATDADAGSNGRITFNFYKQKGTAAQLFNIDSDTGVVSVVGTIDHEKDTKFEVTVEARDQGGLTDSSKIVLEVIDVNDNAPVINIMSFSSTVSEDAPPDTTIAIINVKDSDTDDNGKVRCFIEGSEDFTIKSTLRNYYSLVTNVILDREKVPEYNITVSASDSGRPPLISRKTLHLKVTDVNDNAPVFQDSVYNSFLLENNSPGVSILQIKADDPDENQNARISYILEEGDLIGSPVGTYVSVNAESGVVHAVRSFDYEQIKNIKITIKAQDGGSPPLCSNVTVNIFIQDQNDNAPQVLYPVQSGGSVVAEIVPRSADVGYLVTKVVAVDVDSGQNAWLSYKLQKATDRALFEVGLQNGEIRTVRQVTDKDAVKQRLTVVVEDNGQPSRSATVNVNVALADSFPEVLSEFSDFTHDKEYNDNLTFCLVLALAAVSFLFITCLVVIISIKMYRWRQSRSFYKSSLPVIPYYPPRYADTVGTGTLQHVYNYDVYGTADSKRSDCKFVRPASQNVLIVDHNSTGTMQRMLNEHNTMDEPDSCTQQKPPSADWRFTQNQRPGPSGAAATPEVAMGTGPWPNPPTEAEQLQALMAAANEVSEATNTLTPGTMGLSTRYSPQFTLQHVPDYRQNVYIPGSTATLTPNPQQPQQALPPPQASQPEAPKAAQTPASKKKSTKKDKK
- the LOC130563561 gene encoding protocadherin gamma-A11-like isoform X4, producing MRERVSGYICLEYYNRRMRNNKGVNLGRYLKWQAFFMFLFCLLNTATGQIRYTIPEEMRTGLFVGDVGKDLGLDVKRLVSGRARLVIDDSKQYVELNRNKGHLVVKDRIDREQLCGQKSPCSIGLEILLENPLEFFSVTIEIQDINDHAPIFSKKEITLEISESTPIGTVFLLDTAADPDVGLNSLQSYSLKPTDNFALKQHVRPDGSKYAEIVLQSVLDREKQSEHLLVLTAVDGGDPPRSGTVKVHVTVLDANDNGPIFTDSMYKASVAENAAKRTMIIKVSASDADEGYNGNVNYSFTHIGEDAAHLFRINAHTGEINLIGNLDFESIQHYEINLQAKDPGGLTGASKLFIDVLDANDNSPIITMTSFSGRIQEDSPSGTVVALISVQDLDSGKNGQVRLSLEQNSPFAIKPSPRKYYTLVTDAPLDREKLSSFNLTLVASDEGTPSLFSKKTIYLDITDINDNAPVFSQSEYKTYILENNSPGVSLLSLQATDPDAGQNARISYYLIDTNVNGSPASTFFSVNADNGILHAVQTFDYEQMKAFKIHVRAQDGGSPPLDSNATVFVSVKDKNDNAPQVLYPVQSGGSVVAEIVPRSADVGYLVTKVVAVDVDSGQNAWLSYKLQKATDRALFEVGLQNGEIRTVRQVTDKDAVKQRLAVVVEDNGQPSRSATVNVNVALADSFPEVLSELTDFTHDKEYNDNLTFYLVLALAAVSFLFVTCLVVIISVKIYRWRQSRLYCKSNLPVIPYYPPRYADSVGTGTLQHVHNYEIYRTSDSRKSDIKYFGPVSQSLISVAASGTESLPKETRTSDCTESASTLQKPPSADWRFTQNQRPGPSGAAATPEVAMGTGPWPNPPTEAEQLQALMAAANEVSEATNTLTPGTMGLSTRYSPQFTLQHVPDYRQNVYIPGSTATLTPNPQQPQQALPPPQASQPEAPKAAQTPASKKKSTKKDKK